In a genomic window of Spirosoma agri:
- a CDS encoding DUF1810 domain-containing protein, translating into MTADINLKRFVDAQFSDYQRALAEIRNGRKQSHWMWYIFPQIAGLGFSETARFYALNDRQEARDYLAHPVLGSRLIEISNALLGIEGKTANQILGSPDDLKLRSSMTLFSALENTNPVFQAVLDKFFNGQPDQKTLSLI; encoded by the coding sequence ATGACAGCCGATATCAACCTAAAGCGTTTTGTAGACGCGCAGTTCAGCGATTATCAGCGGGCACTGGCCGAAATCAGGAATGGCCGAAAACAAAGTCATTGGATGTGGTACATTTTTCCCCAGATTGCAGGGTTGGGCTTCAGCGAGACCGCCCGGTTCTACGCGCTAAACGACCGGCAGGAAGCCCGCGACTACCTGGCGCATCCAGTTTTGGGAAGCCGACTGATCGAAATCAGCAACGCGCTGCTCGGCATTGAGGGAAAAACGGCCAATCAGATTCTGGGCAGCCCCGATGATTTGAAGCTACGATCCAGCATGACTCTGTTCAGTGCACTCGAAAACACCAACCCTGTCTTTCAGGCGGTTTTGGACAAATTCTTTAACGGGCAGCCTGATCAAAAAACGCTGTCGCTTATCTAA
- a CDS encoding glycoside hydrolase produces MKFLSVVALMNLGLLASTNKYVPLSEQNKPSSQPVTVSLREEFQTIHSFGASDCWSAKFIGKWQDETKKKQIADLLFSLDTLANGQPKGIGLSLWRVNIGAGSYEQKDSSAIRDEWRREECFLSPDGRYDWTKQAGSQWFLQAARQRGVRYALGFTNSPPVQMTRNGKAFSPGGKTLNLKSDALAPFADFLVTVADHFKFDYLSPINEPQWDWTAGKNGKANQEGSPAENTDILAVTKALSTKLAASKAKTMVVTGEAGQLDYLYGKEESGRGNQLDYFFGANQAASFTKLPNVEPNWAYHSYFTTCRDSALVAMRQQVAQRAKSVGKPQLWQSEFGVLGDICGQYNGSPRHTDIDYGLYVAKVIHNDLTVANVTSWQWWLAINPYDYSDGLVYINGPDGGYKEHNNARHDGQVLDSKQLWAFGNYARFVRPGMKRIAVRIGAASNPVAEASQCMVSAYKDPSRKQLVLVCINMTPTTMDLPVSGLKIRNGQFTTYATTATKTLAKATVAANRIQLEPKSVTTLVGYYQ; encoded by the coding sequence ATGAAATTTCTGTCTGTAGTTGCCCTTATGAATCTTGGTCTGCTGGCCAGCACAAATAAGTACGTTCCGCTTTCTGAGCAAAACAAGCCATCTTCTCAACCGGTGACGGTTAGCCTGCGAGAGGAGTTTCAGACAATTCATAGCTTCGGCGCATCCGATTGCTGGTCGGCCAAATTTATCGGGAAGTGGCAGGATGAAACCAAAAAAAAACAGATTGCCGACCTGTTATTTAGCCTCGATACCCTGGCGAATGGTCAGCCAAAGGGTATTGGTTTGTCGCTGTGGCGGGTAAATATTGGTGCCGGTAGCTACGAGCAGAAAGACAGCAGCGCCATACGGGATGAATGGCGACGCGAGGAGTGCTTTCTATCGCCCGATGGCCGGTACGACTGGACGAAGCAGGCCGGGAGTCAGTGGTTTTTGCAGGCCGCGCGCCAACGCGGTGTTCGCTATGCGTTAGGATTTACCAACTCGCCACCCGTACAGATGACCCGCAACGGAAAAGCGTTTTCGCCGGGGGGTAAAACGCTCAATCTTAAATCGGACGCGCTGGCACCGTTCGCCGATTTTCTGGTTACCGTGGCCGACCACTTTAAATTCGATTACCTGAGCCCCATCAATGAACCGCAGTGGGATTGGACGGCGGGTAAAAATGGGAAAGCGAACCAGGAAGGTTCACCCGCCGAAAATACCGATATTCTGGCCGTGACAAAGGCATTGTCGACCAAACTAGCCGCCAGTAAAGCCAAAACGATGGTTGTGACGGGTGAAGCGGGGCAACTCGATTATCTGTATGGGAAAGAAGAGAGCGGGCGTGGCAATCAGCTGGACTACTTTTTTGGCGCGAACCAAGCCGCTTCGTTTACCAAACTGCCCAACGTTGAACCCAACTGGGCGTACCACAGCTATTTTACAACCTGCCGCGATTCGGCCTTGGTCGCGATGCGTCAGCAAGTGGCTCAGCGGGCAAAATCGGTGGGTAAACCGCAGCTCTGGCAAAGTGAGTTTGGGGTTTTGGGCGACATCTGCGGGCAATACAACGGTAGCCCCCGCCACACGGACATAGACTACGGGCTGTACGTAGCCAAAGTTATTCATAACGACCTGACGGTGGCTAACGTTACCTCGTGGCAGTGGTGGCTGGCGATCAATCCGTACGACTACAGCGACGGACTGGTGTACATCAACGGCCCCGATGGTGGCTACAAAGAGCATAATAATGCCCGGCACGATGGGCAGGTGCTGGACTCAAAACAACTGTGGGCGTTCGGGAATTACGCCCGTTTCGTCCGGCCCGGCATGAAGCGGATTGCAGTCCGGATTGGAGCCGCCAGCAACCCGGTTGCCGAAGCCAGTCAGTGCATGGTGTCGGCCTACAAAGACCCCAGCCGCAAACAGCTGGTGCTGGTTTGTATCAACATGACGCCGACCACTATGGATTTGCCCGTTAGTGGGCTGAAAATCAGAAACGGGCAGTTCACTACCTACGCGACGACCGCGACCAAAACACTGGCTAAGGCCACCGTTGCCGCCAACCGCATTCAGCTGGAGCCGAAGTCGGTAACAACATTGGTCGGGTATTATCAGTGA
- a CDS encoding ceramidase domain-containing protein, with product MALPVLYTLLFRAAYLTVGMLLLWIGLNDWLTGAIWTGMTPSQSALTVEYCEFNHVHHFFHQPVNTYSNLAYFFFGVFLVGIAQKDYRNRPSQRDNRLAAFPLLSILMGSCFLYLSLGSAFFHASLTYVGQRIDMNATYSIMLTLMGIALYHVFDGLTPTETQKKGFVIALVVLILAFLKIALLVPSSRLVPALILGLNGLMVVNYSQHRKSRSIWWIIGSLVLIVMAIKIRTLDVQKVGCDPYSLIQGHALWHVLTALSSFCSYAFFRFAGTQPIR from the coding sequence ATGGCTTTACCCGTCTTGTATACATTACTGTTCCGCGCGGCCTATCTTACGGTTGGCATGCTCTTGCTCTGGATCGGCTTAAACGACTGGTTGACTGGAGCCATCTGGACCGGTATGACCCCTAGCCAATCCGCCCTGACCGTGGAGTATTGTGAGTTCAATCACGTGCACCACTTTTTTCATCAGCCCGTCAACACGTATTCCAACTTAGCGTACTTCTTCTTCGGAGTTTTCCTTGTGGGTATAGCGCAGAAAGACTACAGAAATCGACCCAGTCAGCGCGACAACCGCTTGGCGGCTTTTCCATTGCTTTCAATACTGATGGGTAGCTGCTTTCTGTACCTGAGTCTGGGAAGCGCCTTTTTTCATGCGTCACTAACGTATGTTGGTCAGCGGATTGACATGAATGCAACCTACTCCATTATGCTAACGCTGATGGGTATTGCGCTCTACCATGTCTTCGACGGTCTGACGCCGACAGAAACCCAAAAGAAAGGGTTTGTCATCGCGTTAGTAGTTCTTATTCTCGCATTCCTAAAGATAGCGTTACTTGTTCCCAGCTCCCGATTAGTGCCCGCCCTGATCCTGGGTTTGAATGGGTTAATGGTTGTCAACTACAGCCAGCACCGAAAATCGCGGTCGATCTGGTGGATTATTGGTAGTCTGGTACTGATCGTAATGGCCATAAAAATACGAACGCTGGATGTGCAGAAAGTGGGCTGCGATCCTTATTCGCTCATACAGGGGCACGCGTTATGGCATGTACTAACCGCGCTGAGCAGCTTTTGCAGTTACGCGTTCTTCCGCTTTGCAGGTACGCAACCGATTAGATAA